A genomic region of Thunnus albacares chromosome 2, fThuAlb1.1, whole genome shotgun sequence contains the following coding sequences:
- the acacb gene encoding acetyl-CoA carboxylase isoform X1, with protein MLPFAVLGLILWILLLLWRINTKTVVMPEKGEEFPSGCGPSATQEDMSAAHSPHPGEHSLLTVPTTSTHNEDNSLQVNSASVGLEVNMADTEVQQASSEVNSEQTPSPPITQKPSKPKVPMLSSGPEARERLKFILGASEDNSSDEEPVVTKLPSGASPPPTSTPKSSPLQVSSEVPQPSSSGIRPSMSGLHLVKKGREHRKMDLQRDFTVASPAEFVTRFGGNRVIEKVLIANNGIAAVKCMRSIRRWSYEMFRNERTIRFVVMVTPEDLKANAEYIKMADHYVPVPGGPNNNNYANVELIVDIAKRIPVQAVWAGWGHASENPKLPELLNKADISFLGPSSKAMWALGDKVASSIVAQSADIPTLPWSGSGLRVDWAEEDQRRGNVISVPPEVYRQGCVLDVDDGLAGAERIGYPVVIKASEGGGGKGIRKVESADDFPSFFRQVQTEVPGSPIFIMQLAQHARHLEVQILADGYGNAISLFGRDCSIQRRHQKIIEEAPATIAAPSTFEQMERYAVRLAKMVGYVSAGTVEYLFSEDGSFHFLELNPRLQVEHPCTEMIGDVNLPAAQLQIAMGIPLHRIKDIRLLYGETPWGDTIVNFENPECIPSPRGHVIAARITSENPDEGFKPSSGTVQELNFRSSKNVWGYFSVGATGGLHEFADSQFGHCFSWGENREEAISNMVVAMKELSIRGDFRTTVEYLIKLLETESFRNNDIDTGWLDHLIAEKVQAERPDTMLGIVCGALHVADAGFRKSMSDFLHSLERGQVLPAASLLNSVSVDLIYEGVKFCLKVARQSPTTYVIMMNGSHIEIDVHRLSDGGLLLSYDGCSHTTYMKEEVDSYRITVGNKTCVFDKENDPTVLRSPSAGKLLQYVAEDGGHICAGETYAEIEVMKMVMTLTVQQSGCIHFVKRPGAVLEPGCVVAHIDLDDPSSINRVELNTATLPPQQPLPITGEKLHQVFHQVLENLVKVMDGYCLEEPFFSSKLKQWVATLMKTLRDPSLPLLELQEIMTSVAGRIPPAVEKDIRKVMAQYASNITSVLCQFPSQRIANILDSHAATLQRKADREVFFINTQSIVQLVQRYRSGIRGYMKSVVLDVLKRYLQVEMQFQQAHYDKCVINLREQYKPDMSPVLEYIFSHAQVSKKNVLVTMLIDQLCGRDPTLADELMAILNELTQLSRMENSKVALRARQVLIASHLPSYELRHNQVESIFLSAIDMYGHQFCPENLKKLILSETSIFDVLPNFFYHSNQVVCMAALEVYVRRAYIAYELNSIQHHQLQGGTCAVDFQFMLPSSHPNRGSSPTLNRVPVPVNGSSQFKMRRQSSDLFLEGALSPPCQRMGAMVAFQCFDDFKRKFDEVLCSFAEPLLESSSLSESCSSLYDEENFKNTKENPIHIINVSIKTADTEDDDALVTAFAAFAQSKKAVLFEYGIRRITFLVAQKREFPKFFTFRARDGFQEDRIYRNLEPALAFQLELNRMRNFDLQAVPCANHKMHLYRGAARVQEGAEVTDYRFFIRAIIRHSDLITKEASFEYLQNEGERLLLEAMDELEVAFSNTNVRTDCNHIFLNFVPTVIMDPSKIEESVRSMVMRYGSRLWKLRVLQAELKINIRLTPTGNAIPIRLFLTNESGYYLDISLYKEVTDLSSGQIMFQSYGDKQGPLHGMLINTPYVTKDLLQAKRFQAQSQGTTYVYDFPEMFRQALFKLWGPGDKCPKDVLMCTELVLDPQGRLVQMNRLPGDNDVGMVAFKMKMKTLEYPEGRDIIVICNDITHMIGSFGPQEDELFLKASELARAEGIPRIYIAANSGARIGLAEEIKHMFQVAWIDPSDPYKGFKYLYLTPQDYTHISSTNAVHCHHVEEGGESRYIITDIIGKDEGLGVENLRGSGTIAGESSQAYEEIITISMVTCRAIGIGAYLVRLGQRVIQVENSHIILTGSGALNKVLGRQVYTSNNQLGGVQVMHNNGVTHSTVSDDFEGVFTILQWLSYMPKNKHSPVPVLTTTDPVDREIEFTPTKAPYDPRWMLAGRPHPMVKGAWQSGFFDHGSFMEIMESWAQTVVVGRARLGGIPLGVIAVETRTVEFTVPADPANLDSESKVMQQAGQVWFPDSAFKTAQAICDFNRERLPLMVFANWRGFSGGMKDMYDQILKFGAYIVDALHGFRQPVLVYIPPHAELRGGSWVVIDPTINPLCMELYADRESRGGVLEAEGTVEIKFRRKDLLKTMKRLDSVYADLAEQLASPELSDKQCRELESKLKAREEFLSPIYHQVAVQFVDLHDTPGRMQEKGVITDILDWKNVRTFFYWRLRRLLLEQVVKCEILQANKDLSDGHMQSMLRRWFVETEGTVKAYLWDNNQAVVEWLEKHLSKEDGARSAIRENIKYLKRENTLKHIRSLVQANPDVAMDCIIHMSQNITPSQRAKLSHLLATMDSTSTS; from the exons ATGCTCCCGTTTGCAGTTCTGGGATTAATCCTATGGATTTTGTTGCTACTGTGGAGGATTAATACCAAGACAGTAGTGATGCCCGAGAAAGGAGAGGAATTTCCATCTGGCTGTGGTCCCTCTGCAACCCAGGAGGACATGTCTGCTGCACACTCCCCTCATCCAGGCGAACATTCCCTGTTAACAGTTCCTACTACCTCAACACACAATGAGGATAACAGTCTTCAGGTCAACAGTGCCTCTGTGGGTCTGGAAGTGAACATGGCTGACACTGAGGTTCAGCAGGCCTCCTCTGAGGTAAATTCAGAGCAGACACCGTCGCCGCCGATCACCCAGAAACCTTCCAAACCCAAGGTGCCAATGCTCAGCTCAGGGCCCGAGGCGAGGGAACGTCTCAAGTTCATTCTTGGAGCGTCAGAGGATAATTCTTCAGACGAGGAACCTGTGGTAACCAAACTTCCAAGTGGTGCATCCCCGCCTCCGACCTCCACTCCAAAATCATCTCCTCTGCAGGTGTCCTCTGAAGTGCCACAGCCCAGCTCCTCAGGCATTAG GCCTAGCATGTCTGGTCTTCACTTGGTGAAAAAAGGACGGGAACACAGAAAGATGGATCTACAGAGGGACTTCACTGTGGCCTCTCCTGCCGAGTTTGTCACCCGCTTTGGTGGCAACCGCGTCATCGAAAAG GTGCTGATAGCTAACAATGGTATAGCTGCAGTCAAATGTATGCGCTCTATCCGTCGCTGGTCGTATGAAATGTTTCGCAATGAGAGGACCATCCGCTTTGTGGTCATGGTAACCCCTGAAGACTTGAAAGCTAATGCAG AATACATCAAAATGGCAGATCATTACGTGCCTGTTCCCGGTGGGCCCAATAATAACAACTACGCCAATGTAGAGCTGATAGTGGACATTGCCAAAAGAATCCCTGTGCAG GCTGTATGGGCCGGTTGGGGCCATGCTTCAGAAAATCCCAAACTGCCTGAGCTCCTGAACAAAGCAGACATTTCATTCTTAG GACCGTCCAGTAAGGCTATGTGGGCCCTAGGGGATAAGGTGGCTTCATCCATTGTGGCTCAGAGTGCTGACATTCCCACACTACCATGGAGCGGATCAG GTCTGAGAGTGGACTGGGCAGAGGAGGACCAAAGACGGGGCAATGTAATAAGTGTTCCTCCAGAGGTCTACAGACAAGGCTGTGTTCTTGATGTAGATGATGGGTTGGCG GGAGCTGAGAGAATTGGTTATCCAGTTGTTATCAAGGCCTCCGAGGGTGGAGGTGGAAAAGGTATCAGGAAAGTAGAAAGCGCTGACGATTTTCCAAGCTTCTTTCGACAG GTTCAGACAGAGGTACCCGGCTCGCCCATCTTTATCATGCAGCTGGCACAGCATGCGAGGCACCTTGAGGTACAGATACTGGCTGATGGGTACGGAAATGCCATCTCTCTGTTTGGGCGAGATTGCTCCATCCAAAGAAGGCACCAGAAGATCATAGAGGAGGCTCCGGCCACCATAGCTGCTCCCTCAACATTCGAGCAAATGGAACGG TATGCTGTGCGACTGGCCAAGATGGTGGGCTATGTGAGTGCTGGAACTGTGGAATACCTTTTCTCTGAAGATGGAAGTTTCCATTTCCTGGAGCTGAATCCTCGACTGCAGGTGGAACATCCCTGTACTGAGATGATCGGAGATGTAAATCTGCCTGCCGCCCAGCTTCAG ATTGCGATGGGAATCCCCCTTCACAGAATTAAGGACATCCGCTTGCTTTATGGAGAAACTCCATGGGGCGACACCATCGTTAACTTTGAGAATCCAGAATGCATACCAAGTCCAAGAGGGCATGTCATAGCTGCTCGAATCACCAGTGAGAACCCTGATGAG GGGTTCAAACCCAGTTCTGGCACCGTGCAGGAGCTGAACTTCCGCAGCAGTAAAAACGTCTGGGGTTACTTTAGTGTTGGAGCGACTGGCGGCCTGCATGAATTCGCAGATTCACAGTTTGGACACTGTTTCTCTTGGGGTGAGAACCGTGAAGAAGCCATTTC GAACATGGTGGTGGCTATGAAGGAGCTGTCCATCAGAGGTGACTTCAGGACTACGGTTGAATACCTCATTAAGTTACTAGAGACAGAAAGCTTTCGAAACAATGACATTGACACCGGCTGGCTGGATCATCTCATTGCAGAGAAAGTGCAG GCGGAGAGACCAGATACCATGCTGGGTATTGTTTGTGGCGCCTTGCATGTTGCTGATGCAGGCTTTAGAAAGAGCATGTCTGACTTCCTACATTCACTGGAAAG AGGCCAGGTACTGCCTGCAGCCAGCCTCCTCAACTCTGTCAGTGTGGACCTTATATATGAAGGAGTCAAATTCTGTCTCAAG GTGGCTCGCCAGTCCCCAACAACTTATGTCATCATGATGAACGGTTCCCACATTGAAATAGATGTCCACAGGCTGAGTGATGGTGGCCTGCTGCTCTCCTACGATGGCTGCAGCCACACCACCTACATGAAGGAGGAAGTGGACAG CTACCGCATCACTGTTGGCAACAAGACTTGTGTATTTGATAAGGAGAATGATCCCACGGTGCTGAGATCGCCCTCTGCTGGTAAACTCTTGCAGTATGTTGCTGAGGATGGTGGTCATATTTGTGCCGGAGAGACTTACGCAGAGATTGAG GTGATGAAGATGGTGATGACTCTGACTGTGCAGCAGTCTGGTTGCATCCACTTTGTCAAGAGACCTGGGGCAGTTCTGGAGCCTGGCTGTGTGGTGGCACATATCGACCTGGACGACCCTAGCAGTATAAATCGG GTGGAGCTCAACACGGCCACATTGCCACCCCAGCAACCGCTGCCCATCACTGGGGAAAAGCTCCATCAGGTGTTCCATCAGGTCCTGGAAAACTTGGTTAAAGTTATGGATGGTTACTGTCTTGAAGAGCCCTTCTTCAGCAGCAAG ctgaaaCAGTGGGTAGCTACCCTGATGAAGACATTGCGTGACCCTTCACTGCCACTGCTGGAACTGCAGGAGATCATGACCAGTGTGGCGGGTCGTATTCCACCTGCTGTTGAGAAAGATATCCGTAAAGTCATGGCCCAGTACGCGAGCAACATCACCTCTGTCCTCTGTCAGTTCCCGAGCCAAAGG ATTGCAAATATTCTCGACAGCCATGCAGCAACTCTACAGAGGAAGGCTGACCGAGAAGTGTTCTTTATCAACACTCAGAGTATTGTTCAGCTGGTACAGAG GTACAGGAGTGGCATACGTGGTTACATGAAGTCTGTGGTTCTGGATGTGCTGAAGCGATATCTGCAAGTAGAGATGCAGTTTCAGCAAG CTCACTATGACAAGTGTGTTATCAACCTGAGAGAGCAGTACAAACCTGACATGAGTCCTGTGCTGGAGTACATCTTCTCTCATGCACAGGTCTCCAAGAAGAACGTCCTGGTCACAATGCTCATA GATCAACTGTGTGGAAGAGATCCCACCCTAGCAGATGAGCTGATGGCAATTCTCAATGAGCTCACACAGCTCAGCAGGATGGAGAACTCAAAGGTCGCCTTAAGAGCCAGACAG GTGTTGATTGCCTCCCATTTACCATCATATGAACTGAGGCACAACCAGGTGGAGTCCATCTTCCTGTCGGCCATTGACATGTATGGACATCAGTTTTGCCCGGAGAACTTGAAG AAACTCATCCTCTCTGAAACCTCCATTTTTGACGTCTTGCCCAATTTCTTCTATCACTCCAATCAAGTTGTATGCATGGCTGCTCTGGAG GTGTACGTGCGCAGAGCTTATATCGCCTATGAGCTAAATAGCATCCAGCATCACCAGCTGCAGGGTGGAACGTGTGCTGTAGATTTCCAGTTTATGCTGCCCTCATCACACCCGAACAG AGGGAGCAGCCCTACTCTGAACAG GGTTCCTGTCCCAGTGAATGGATCAAGCCAGTTTAAGATGAGGCGGCAGAGCAGTGATCTCTTCCTCGAGGGAGCCCTGTCTCCACCTTGTCAGCGCATGGGCGCCATGGTGGCTTTCCAGTGTTTTGACGATTTCAAAAG GAAATTTGATGAAGTTCTCTGCAGCTTTGCAGAACCACTCCTGGAGAGTTCGTCCCTCTCAGAGTCCTGCTCCAGTCTCTACGACGAGGAGAACTTCAAG AATACAAAGGAGAACCCAATCCACATCATTAATGTTTCCATAAAAACGGCAGACACAGAAGATGATGATGCCTTAGTCACAGCCTTCGCTGCCTTCGCCCAGTCAAAG AAAGCAGTCCTCTTTGAGTATGGGATCAGGAGAATCACATTTTTGGTTGCACAGAAG AGAGAATTTCCTAAGTTCTTCACTTTCAGAGCTAGAGATGGG TTCCAAGAAGATCGTATTTATCGTAATCTGGAGCCAGCTTTAGCATTTCAGCTGGAGCTCAACCGCATGAGGAACTTTGACCTGCAAGCCGTTCCCTGTGCCAACCACAAGATGCACCTCTACCGGGGTGCTGCTCGTGTTCAGGAGGGGGCTGAAGTTACGGATTACAGATTCTTCATTCGAGCTATTATCCGCCACTCAGATCTCATTACAAAG GAAGCTTCCTTTGAATACCTTCAAAATGAAGGAGAACGTCTTCTGCTGGAGGCCATGGATGAGCTGGAGGTGGCCTTCAGTAACACCAATGTCCGCACAGACTGCAATCACATCTTCCTCAACTTCGTCCCCACTGTCATTATGGACCCCTCTAAA ATAGAGGAGTCTGTCCGCTCCATGGTGATGCGCTACGGGAGCCGTCTTTGGAAGCTGCGGGTCCTACAGGCTGAGCTGAAGATCAACATCCGTCTGACTCCTACTGGGAATGCCATCCCTATCCGACTTTTTCTCACTAATGAGTCTGGCTATTACTTGGACATCAGCCTGTATAAGGAGGTCACCGACCTAAGTTCTGGGCAG ATCATGTTCCAGTCATATGGAGACAAACAGGGTCCTCTGCATGGCATGTTGATCAACACTCCTTATGTTACCAAAGACCTTCTGCAGGCCAAGCGCTTCCAAGCTCAATCTCAGGGCACCACTTATGTCTACGACTTCCCTGAGATGTTCAGACAG GCACTGTTCAAGCTGTGGGGTCCAGGCGACAAATGTCCTAAAGACGTGCTGATGTGCACAGAGCTGGTTCTGGACCCACAAGGTCGACTGGTGCAGATGAATCGCCTGCCTGGAGACAATGAT GTGGGAATGGTTGCCTtcaagatgaagatgaagactCTGGAGTATCCAGAGGGTCGCGACATCATTGTCATCTGTAATGACATCACCCACATGATAGGTTCTTTTGGGCCTCAGGAGGATGAGCTGTTCCTCAAGGCGTCTGAGCTGGCTCGAGCTGAGGGCATCCCCCGCATTTACATCGCTGCTAACAGTGGAGCACGCATTGGCCTCGCTGAAGAGATCAAACACATGTTCCAGGTGGCCTGGATCGACCCCTCTGACCCCTACAAG GGTTTCAAGTACCTTTATCTGACGCCACAAGACTACACCCACATCAGCTCCACCAATGCTGTGCACTGTCACCATGTGGAAGAAGGTGGAGAGTCCAG GTACATCATCACTGACATTATCGGGAAGGATGAAGGTCTTGGGGTTGAGAACTTGCGAGGTTCTGGCACCATTGCTGGAGAATCCTCTCAGGCCTATGAGGAGATTATTACAATTAGTATG GTGACGTGCCGCGCTATTGGAATAGGAGCCTATCTGGTCCGTTTGGGTCAGAGAGTCATCCAGGTGGAGAACTCTCACATTATCCTGACTGGATCCGGTGCTCTTAACAAG GTTCTGGGCAGACAAGTCTACACTTCCAACAACCAGCTGGGAGGAGTCCAGGTCATGCACAATAATGGAGTCACACACTCCACTGTGTCAGATGACTTTGAGGGTGTCTTCACCATCCTCCAGTGGCTCTCCTACATGCCAAAG AACAAACACTCCCCTGTGCCCGTTTTAACGACTACAGATCCagtagacagagagatagaaTTCACTCCTACAAAAGCACCATATGATCCTCGCTGGATGCTGGCTGGGAGACCCCACCCCA TGGTGAAAGGCGCCTGGCAGAGCGGATTCTTCGACCACGGCTCTTTCATGGAGATCATGGAGTCTTGGGCTCAGACAGTGGTAGTGGGCAGAGCACG ATTAGGAGGAATCCCGCTTGGCGTCATTGCTGTGGAAACACGTACAGTTGAGTTCACTGTCCCAGCAGATCCAGCCAACTTGGATTCAGAATCTAAA GTTATGCAGCAGGCCGGCCAGGTGTGGTTTCCAGATTCGGCCTTTAAAACAGCTCAGGCGATTTGTGACTTCAACCGTGAACGTCTGCCTCTCATGGTGTTTGCCAACTGGAGGGGCTTctctggagggatgaagg ATATGTATGACCAGATATTGAAGTTTGGGGCCTATATTGTGGACGCCCTGCATGGTTTCCGTCAGCCAGTGCTGGTGTACATCCCACCACACGCTGAGCTGAGAGGAGGGTCATGGGTGGTGATTGACCCGACTATCAATCCACTGTGTATGGAGCTGTATGCTGACAGGGAGAGCAG AGGTGGTGTGCTGGAGGCTGAGGGTACAGTGGAGATCAAATTCAGGAGGAAGGACCTGCTGAAGACCATGAAAAGACTGGATTCAGTCTATGCTGATCTGGCTGAACAGCTTG CTTCCCCAGAGCTGTCTGACAAGCAGTGCAGAGAGCTGGAGTCAAAGCTCAAAGCAAGAGAGGAGTTCCTGTCACCCATCTACCACCAGGTGGCAGTGCAGTTCGTAGATCTCCATGACACTCCAGGCAGGATGCAGGAGAAGGGTGTCATCACT GATATTTTAGATTGGAAGAATGTTCGGACCTTCTTCTACTGGCGTCTGCGCCGCCTTCTGTTGGAGCAGGTGGTCAAGTGTGAGATTCTGCAGGCCAACAAGGACCTCAGTGACGGACACATGCAGTCTATGCTGCGACGCTGGTTTGTTGAAACAGAGGGAACTGTCAAG GCCTACCTCTGGGATAATAACCAAGCAGTAGTCGAGTGGCTTGAAAAGCATTTGTCGAAGGAGGATGGTGCTCGATCGGCCATCCGAGAGAACATCAAGTACCTGAAAAGGGAAAACACTTTGAAACATATCCGCAG TCTGGTGCAGGCCAACCCTGACGTAGCCATGGACTGCATCATCCACATGAGCCAGAACATCACTCCGTCCCAAAGGGCCAAACTCTCTCATCTGCTTGCAACTATGGACAGCACCAGCACCAGTTAA